From Niallia sp. Man26:
TTATTGAGTTTAATCAGTCATTTTTTATTAAGAGTATCATAGTATATAAAAAGCAAAGCACATTCGTTGGCGCGAATGTGCGTTAAAGAAATAATTGGTTATTTGCTTTTTTTATTTTGTTTATTTCGGTATTCGTCTAACCAACGAAATAAGCGTTCCTTGTCTGCGGCTTCGGCTTTTTTCTTTCTTTCTGTATTGGCGTGCAGAAAATAAAGGATAAGCCCAACAACAGCCCAGATTGCTAACCACTTGTATGCCCAGTCGTCCATTAAGAATTGAACCATATCCAAAATTGGCGTTTTGGAGAATGAAACAGTTCCGTCTACAAACCCATCGCGAATCCGCTTAAAATTTTCAAACATGGCAGTCAATACAAACCCGCCGTAGAGAAAATTAGAAATGGACAGAAGCACCTTCTTCATGTTTAAATCACCTCCGTGACAACGAAGAGTGTCCTAAAGTTTCCTTGGCGTAAGTGCGAATAGACGACTCGGGCTAAGCTTTATTTTTTCCTGCAACACATCCCCCCTTTCAATACCACAAAAAGGAAAAACCACATAATATCCTTATCAGAATTAAATATATTAATTAATTGGCGAAAATATTCCTATTCTATTTGAACTTTATTAGGCTTTTTAGGAGTGCTGCAAATTTTATTGGGATTTGTGTTTTGGAGGGGTTATTAGCTTTGTTTACAGTATTGCCAGTTCCCTTCCCTGGCTATTCACTACTGCTTGTCCCTATTTTAAATTGAGACTTTCTTCGCGTCTCTTCATACCTACATCTATTTTTTTGCATCATTGTGCTTGCTGCTTTCCATACATAAGCGAATAAATTCCTTTACTACGGGAGGAAGATTCTCGCCTTTGCGTGTACAAATGGCAATAATATTCTTTATTGGCGCTACTTCAACAAACACCCTCGCAAGCTGTCCTGTCTTCACATACTCCTTAACAACTAGCGAGGACACAAAGTTAACGCCATAGCCTGTCATAACAGAACGGACAGCCTCATTTAAGCCTGTAAACTGCAAAGCAATTTTTGGCGGCGTTACCCGATGTGTTTGACATAAGGAAAAGAGTCTTTCCCTTGTTGAGCTACCTGCTTCTCTCATGATAAAAGGCTCTTTCATAACATCCTCAAGTGATACCGTACAGTTCGCAAGCCTATGCTGCGGGGAAACGACGAACCAAATCTCATCCTGAAAAAGCTCCCGCCACTCTACTTCCTCCATTTGCTCTTCCCTTCCGCCCGCATACATGGCTATATCCGCCTTATAATGAATCAATTCACCAAAAGCATCCTGTGAATTTCTCGTCGTAATACTAATCTCTACCTCTTCATTATCTGCTTTGAATGCTGCTGCCCATTGCGGGATTAAGAAGTTAGCAGGCAGATAGGTTGCAGCAATGTGAAGCCGTCCTTTTTTCGCTGTTTTATAGTCTTGCACAAATTGTTCTAGTTGTTTTTCATGAGCAAAAAACAACGCTGCTTTTTGCGCTAACGTTTCTCCAAATGGGGTTATCGTAAACTTTTTTCCATTCTTATGAAACAAAGGAATTCCTAGTTCACTTTCAAATTGCTTTATTTGGCTAGAAACAGCTGGCTGACTGATCCGCAGAATTTCAGCAGCTTTAGTAAAGCTGCCAACACTAGCTACATGATGAAACAGCCTTAATCCGTGAAGGTTCATTTTAACTCCTCCTTATAAGTTTTATTTATATAAATATAAAAAACATATATTTTCTTTATGTAAAATTATAACTTACAATGGATATATAATCCAAAAGGAGTTGGTTACAATGAAAATTGATAAAACTTGGAGTTCCGTTGACCACTATTTTACGGAGCGGCTTCAGCCAGAAAGTAAAGAATTGGAGTATGTTAGAGACAATAATCAAAAGAATGGACTTCCCGAAATTGATGTCACTCCAACACAAGGAAAATTTCTCGCCATGCTCGCACAGCTTAAAGGAGCCAAAAACATTTTAGAAATCGGCACTCTCGGCGGCTACAGCACCATTTGGCTGGCCCGCACACTCCCCCAAGACGGCAAACTAGTCACCCTAGAAACAGACCCCAACCATGTAACAACAGCTCAAGAAAATATAAACTCAGCAGGATTAACAGATAAAGTTACTATTATTGAAGGTGACGCACTAAACACATTGCCTACATTACAAAACACAGGCTTCGGCGAGTTTGATTTTATTTTCATCGATGCAGACAAACCAAATAATCCCCACTATATAAAATGGGCAATCCAATTGGCTGCAAAAGGCGCAGTGATTGTTTCCGATAATGTGGTTCGCGACGGAGAAGTGATAAATAAGAACAGCTCCGATGAAAAAGTAATTGGAGTCAGGAAATTTATCGACATCCTTGCAGAAGATGAACGAGTTGATTCTGTTGGTATCCAGACAGTAGGAGAAAAAGGATATGACGGATTTGTATTAACATTGGTTCATTAATGAAAAAACGGAAGAGCATTGCTCTTCCGTTTCTCACATCATAGGGTTGTTTCCTCTTTAGATCGAGGCTTCCGTTCTTCCTTGTATCCTCCCTTAGGATGATCGCCATTTGAGAAGATAATAAAAAGAATCGAAAAGAAAACAAACAGATTTTTCAACTTAAAAACGCTTCTTTCTAGATTAATAGATATAAAAACATAACAATTATATACCGTCCATCCTGAAAAGACAATTGTCCTAATTACCCTTTTTCCCTATCCCTGCAGCAAGGGCAAGGAAAATGTATGGATACGCCAACAGGTTCAGCTCAAGAAAACCAAACCCTGAAAATATGTATATATCAGAATTATAGCCGTCAGAATAATAACCAGATCCCATCATGTACGCACCAACTAACAAATACGTAAAAATAGAAATTCCCAGCAAGCTTTTTCCTATCCAATTATACTTCACTTTTACGAAACTGATAAAAACAATCAGTATATATAATAGCCCTAAAGCTACTAAGAAATAAGGAATATAAAAAGGTTCATAGAAAAACTCACTCTCCCCTTGAATTAACCTATTTTCAACAGACATTTTTTACCTCCAAGTTTTTAAAGTAGAACCTATTATTCTATAGGGTTAGAATTCCTATTAATACCATTGCTAAAGGTATGAGAGAAAGTCCAATCCATCGTTTTTGCTTTTTCCATAAACCTTTTACTAACATTATTATCCCTATTACTAATACTACTGCTGTCGATCCTATCATGTGATTCCCCTTCACTAAATCAATTTTAATAATGCAATAAGATTATTTACACCATGTGCAATTATAGAAGTTTCCAATCTTCCTGTCTTAACGTAAACGAATCCAAACAACAAGCCCATCACCGTATAAGCAATAAAAGCCTGCAAGGTGAAACCTGCTATAACATGTACGCCCCCAAATAGAAGTCCGCTTACGATAACACCTATATATTTATGCCTAAAAAATAAATGCCCAACAATAATCTTTCTAAAAAAGAATTCTTCGATAATTGGAGCCAAAATTATAATAGTAATGACAGAAAGGCCAGTCATTTGTATAAACTCTTCTGCTTTCTGTTGATTTTTAGGAACTGTGAAGTCTGGATCTTTTCCTAATAGAAAAAGCAGCCCTATTAACAGTGCAGTAAGAATAAATTTTAGAAACAGCAACAATATAGCCCATCCTAAATCAGCCCATTTAATTACTAGCTTTCTTTTAATGAACAAGTTTGACCATTTATATAAAGCTATTATGCAAGAAAGTATTGCTAGTAGTTTAAAAAAAGTAATATAGTACTGAATTGGTTTATTAACTTCCAGATATCCATCAAAAGCAGTCGACTCAATTCCAACACCCATCCAGTAAAACGGATATAACACCAGATATGGAATGAATTTCATACAGCACAAATATAAAATAAAAATCCATAAATAATAATTAAGTATGTATTTCTTCATTGCCCGCTCCTAAATATTCACGTAATTAAAAAGAAATAGATTCCAAGGGAACCTATTTCTAAATTTAGTATATAAAACCATATTATCCCACAAATGATTATATAGTACTTTTATATTTTTTTAAATGGTTTTATTTATTCAGCACAGTAATCCTTTTTTATACTTCTCAACAAGTCTAGTAAGTATTAACTAGCAATAATTTATGAAAAAAATAAAAACAGATTTCACTTATTAACGTTGCTAACAACTAAAGCCCTCCTCAACAAGTATAAGCAATATTCCCCTTTGCCTTAAGCCTATTCCCTATCGATTACAAAAGCCGCTTTGCCCTCATCTAAATAGTCTTCTAGTTCCTTAAAACCAAAATAGGTAACTCCTTGTGTTTTTGATACACATATAATCATATTGTTTACATCATCCATTTCTCTAATGGAGAATCTACAACCATCGAAGATGAATTGCAATCCTAACGGAGGATTCTCATGATTGCCATTGCAGCTATGCTCCCTTTTTTCCTCAACGACTTTCATACTTTCACCTCTATATAATTTTAAATATCATCTGGCCGGTACTCTAAAATGTCTCCAGGTTGGCAATCCAGCGCCTTACAAATTGCTTCCAAAGTAGCAATCCGTATTGCTTTTGCTTTCCCGTTTTTCAAGATGGAGAGGTTCGCCATGGTGATGCCGACTTTCTCCGAGAGCTCTGTCACGCTCATTTTTCGTTTCGCTAACATCACATCTATATTTATTACAATTGCCATGTTATACACCTCAAATCGTATGCTCGTTTTCATCTTTAATTACAATTGCCTCTTTTAGTAGCTTTTGAAGGACAGCAGCAAACACTGCAACGACGATTGCTGCAAAAATAGGAACCATACCAAAAAGGACAAGTCCGGGAGCATCGTCTAGTTGTGCTACAAAAAATACGAATGGCAGCATAATAACATACAAGCAACTAATTGAAATGGCACAGTATTTTATCCATTTCAAAGCAACCACTGATTCTTCAGAAAATGCATGGTTATGATCAATATAATTTAAAAGTCGGAATGCTTGAAACAACGCATAAAAATAAGGTGCTGCTGATGCATACATTATAGTAACTATAGGATATAAAGCTTCAGCATAGTCTGGATTTGCAGTATGTGAAGGCAACCAAGTTAAACCTAAAATCCCTAGAACTAAAACTGGAATCCCTAAAAGAAAAACAGCTAATTTTAAAAAAGAAGTGGAACCTCGTTTCATTTATAAACACCTCGCTATAATAATTCACAAAATGAATTTACCATACATTTTATCGTATTACAATAAATAATTATTGCTTTTTATTAGTTTATTATTGAAATACATACTTCTTACCTAACGTACTAATTATAAAATGAACCTACCTTTAGTAGAGAGCTTGAGTCATTTTTATCGTAATTTTCTCTCGTAGATTCAAAAGATGCCAATAAAGGTACTGCACTTGCCTGTAAACCCATTTCCTTTAACTGAAAAATACTTTAAATGTATCCTTAAGTTTCTTGAAGGTGTGTGAATTTTGCACGCCATAATAAGGCTCTAATGGAAGGACTCCTTGTATTTTCATACGAAGTAATACAGATGGCTATAATCTTATCCACTTTTTCTAATTGACTACTCAACTTCGCGATTAAACAAAAAACCATTCATATTCACTTGACCATTTATTATTTATAATAAATTCAAAAAAATTTTTGGGTTACCTCGAAATCAGTATAAAAATTTTATTAAAGTATTAGACCTAGTCAATTAACACTAGAGTAACGCAGGTATAAATTGTGCAAAACTTGGAAAAACAAGGTAAATATGTACATATTATGACACTTATTAATTTCAGACAAATTTCGACATATTTCTTCAAAAAATTCGATAAACTTTATATGAACCGGTTCAGTTTAAATGAAGTCAGTTTTACATATAACACACAGAATGAGTTGATTTTAAACAGTTTCACTTCTGAAATTTCAGGAGGAGACAAAGTTCTACTAAGAGGAATAAATGGTTCCGGTAAAAGCACGTTCATAAAATTTATTAACAGGTTTGAATTCACCTACAGCCGGTCACATCTTAATTAATGGTCAAGATTGATAACTATATCCCATCAAAAAGAAGGACTTAATTTCGTAAATAAAGTAATAGATTTAGAACTTAATGATCTTTGAGTACAAACTGAAAAAGACCCGTTTTTTGTTCCGTAATGTTAAAAAGAGTTATTACCCTTTCTGGTATTGCGATTCCAGTGTTATAAGGAGGACAAAAATGAAAAGTATTTTAGAATTAAATAAAGTGAGTAAAAATTTAATGGACTTTTCTTTGCAAGAAATTAGTTTTACTTTAAACAAAGGTACTATTATGGGTTTTGTTGGGCCAAACGGTGCAGGGAAAAGTACTACTATCCGATGTATCATGGATTTAATCCACATTGATAGCGGCAGCATTAAGCTTTTTGAAATTGATACAAGCAAGGAATTGAAAAAGTTAAAGCAACGTATCGGGTTTGTCTATGATCAGGATGTGTACTTTGAAGATTTAAGTGTGAAAAAAAACAAAAATATTATTTCGAGATTTTATGAGCATTGGAATGATGATATTTTCCATCAATATATCCATGAGTTTGGGGTTCCACTAAAAAAATCAGTAAAACACTTATCAAAGGGAACAAAAATGAAATTTGCACTCGCTATAGCGTTATCTCATCATGCGGAACTTATCATTATGGACGAACCGACTACTGGCCTTGATCCAGTCTTTAGAAAAGAACTCTTGGATATATTATTAAAGGTTATTCAGGATACAGATACATCCATATTCTTTTCTACACATATTACTACTGATTTAGAACAAGTTGCTGATTATATTACATTCATTCTTGATGGGAAAATTATTTTTTGTAGTAAAACTAATGAATTACTAGAAAAATATTCATTAATAAATGGACCGAAAAAACTTACAGAGTTGGTCAAATCTGCAAACCCCATTTCGTTGAAAGAAACAGAACTAGCATTTCAGGCATTTTTCGAAAGTAAGGAAATTAATAAATTTAAATTAAACACCGAACTAACCATCCAAAAACCTACACTCGAAGAAATAATCTACTATCTAGTGAAACAATAAACTTAATTTAGAAAGCAGGGATTACATGCTGAACTTGATTATAAAGGATATTTATATCCAAAAAAAGTATGTTTTTTTTTACCAATAATATTAGTAGTTTATTTTGTAACTATTGGTAGTATATTTAATTCTCTTGTATTTAGTTTGTGTGTTGCCTTTTTTGCTTTTTTAATGACAATCTATCCAACCTTTAATACAGGTCAAAGTGAAAACAATCAATACAAACTTATATTAAGTTTACCTGTTAGTAGGCTTTCAGTTATAAATGCAAAATACTTAATAATTATTTTATGGTGGTTAAATGCCTATATATCTACTACAGTAATTCTTATTATTTTAAAAAGTATAGTGGATATTAACATACCTTCTATCCTGGATATTAAAATAATATTACTTTCTTTAAGTTTAACCTATATTTTAACTTCTATTTTCTATCCACTTTACTTTAAGTTTGGATTTCAAATTGCTAGTACAACAGTAACTGTAATATTTTTCATTTTGACAAGTGGGTTAGGAAAATTATTATCCTTAGAGCTAAAAATGATTACTATTTTAATAGAACATCCGATTATTTCTGTTTCTTTTATTACAGTAATTTTTGTTTTAGCATCTTATCTTTTCACTGCTTATAGCTTTATCAAAAAAATCTTATAAAAGGAGGTTAAGCTTTGAAAATCCCCAAAGTCAGAGCATTAGTACTAGGTTTTTTTCTACTGTTTCTGGGTGTTGCCCAAGCTTTAGAAAAAAATTTTTTAGCAATAGCCCCTTTCTTTTGTGGTGTTTATCTTCTATTTATAGGTCTTAAACCTAAAAAATAAACTTAAAAATATATCTGTGAAAAATAGCAGTTTACAAATTTAATAATCTGAAAACTGCTATTTTTTTGTATTGATTAGTATAATGAGTTCAATGTCTAACTTATAACTGGTTTAATTCTTATCTTAATCAGTGAAAAAATTGCTAATATATAAGAATCTTCAACAAATTCATTTACATCTTCTTCAATGTCTTCTATCAGCCGTAACTTTTAGATTGGATGATAACTTATTCACCATAAAGCTTACTAAACCCTTCTATATGACAAATGTCATATAGCGTATATGACATGTATGTCTGCAATTATGTTTGGTTTATAATTATACTGGAGATATCCATTAATAGAAGGGAATCTAATAATGAATATAAAAAACTTAAAACAATTGAGAACGGCTGTAGCGCCCTTTGAGAAATCCGCTATGAAAGCAAGTATCTGGCAGCTTGCCAATACTATTCTGCCCTTTGTTTTACTCTGGTACTTAGCCTACAAAAGCTTGAGTATTTCTTATATTTTAACCTTTGTCATTTCAATTGCTGCGGCAGGATTTTTGGTAAGAATTTTTATCATTTTCCATGATTGCTGCCACTTTTCTTTCTTTAAGAATCGTAAGGCTAATAAGATTTTAGGGACAATTACAGGAATCCTGACTTTATTTCCTTACAGCAAATGGCAGCATAGCCACTCTATTCACCATGCAACAAGCAGCAACCTGGATAAGCGTGGTGTCGGTGATTTATGGATGATGACGATTGATGAGTATGAAAATGCCTCTTTTTTTGTAAAGATACAATATCGTTTGTATCGCAATCCATTCATTATGTTTATCTTAGGACCTATTTATGAATTCCTTTTAGCTAATCGCTTTAACCGTAAAGGTGCTAGATGGAAAGAACGGCTAAATACGTACGCAACTAATATTTCCATTGTGTTATTAGTTATTCTCCTTGGCAGTACGCTTGGCTGGTCCTCTTTCTTGCTTGTACAGCTGCCTATTTTTCTTATTTCTGGCTCTGTTGGAGTATGGTTATTTTATGTGCAGCATACTTTTGAAGATACTTACTTTGAGGAAGATGAAAATTGGGATTATGTAAAGGCTGCTGTAGAAGGAAGCTCCTACTATCACCTGCCTAAATGGATGCAATGGCTGACTGGCAATATTGGCTATCATCATGTGCACCATTTAAGTCCAAGGGTTCCTAATTACAATCTAGAGCTTGTTCATAACCAGACCGAGCCCCTGAGAAATGTGCCAACTGTCACACTGGCAAGCAGTCTTCGTTCTTTAAAATTCCGGTTGTGGGATGAAAAAGACAAAAAGTTTATCAGTTTCCATGAATGGAAAAAACAAAAGAAGTCCCTTGACTTGTCTGCCGGATCAGAAATCCAATAATACAAACAAACTTTAAGAGCAGCAATTATAAGGTTTTATGCCATTTAATTGCTGCTATATTATGTTAAAATGGACGAATGACAGCTAATAAATAATGAGGTTAGAAACTGATGATAAAAAGATTAGAGGTTTTAAAAAAAAGCACCGGTATTTCTCCTTATATTTGGACATTACTTACTATTTTGCCCTTTTATTTTATATTCCACGCCTCTTCAGCAGTTGATGTGATATCTGGTATTATCCTTACTATTTTATTTTTTCTATTTTACAGATTTGCTTACCTTTCAAAAGGTTGGACGATATATTTATGGCCGTCCCTTTTAATCGGGATATCCACTTTTGCTATTTATGCATACAGCTATGTATATTTTTCTTTTTTCCTTTCCTATTTTATCGGAAATATAAAGAAACAGATTCCTTATTTCATCTTATATTTTATACACCTGGCAGTTACAACATTCGCCATTTACTTCAAGGTGATAATTGGTGATCCCTTGCTGTTAAAGCAGCTTCCCTTTGTGTTAATCATCTGGTTTGGTGTTATTTTATTGCCATTGACCATCCATAACCGCAAAGAGAGAGGCCAGCTGCAGGAAAAGCTGGAAGATGCGAATAAGCGTATATCCAATTTAGTTAAACTAGAGGAAAGACAGCGAATAGCAAGAGATCTTCATGATACACTTGGTCAAAAGCTATCCCTTATTGGCTTAAAGAGTGATTTAGCAAGAAAATTAGTCTATAAGGACCCAGAACAAGCGCGCTTGGAGCTTAAAGATATTCAGCATACTTCAAGAACTGCATTAAATGAAGTCAGAAAAATGGTCTCTGAAATGCGCGGTATAAAATTAAAAGACGAGCTCCTCCTTGTAAAAAAAATATTAGAAGCAGCCGAAATAAGCCTAATTAGTGATATAGCTTCCAATCTTAAAATTTCTTCAATTGCAGAAAACATTATGAGTATGTGTTTAAAAGAAGCTGTTACTAATGTAGTTCGGCATAGCAATGCCACCTCTTGCTACATAAGCATCAGCCAAAACAAAAAAGAAACAATTATGAAAATCAAAGATAATGGCACCAGTCCTTTTAAGGAAGAAGATGCTCATAAAGGAAACGGATTAGCAGGCATGAGAGAAAGATTGGATTTTATCAACGGTACTATCGAGATTACCGCTAAAGAAGGAACGATATTACATATATCTGTTCCACATGATGGAAAAATAATGGAACGGGAGGACTTACTATGATCAGGATTGTCATTGCCGAAGACCAGCGCCTTCTTTTAGGTGCATTGGGTTCATTGCTTGATTTAGAAGATGATATCACGGTTGTCGGCAAAGCAAACAATGGGGAAGAAGCAATCCAGCTAGTCAAGGAAAAAAATCCTGATATTTGTATAATGGATATAGAGATGCCTGCCAAAACAGGCTTGGAAGCAGCGGAAGAACTCATGAGCCATCCATGCAAAGTCATTATTTTAACTACCTTTGCCAGGTCAGGCTATTTCCAGCGTGCATTGAAAGCGGGCGTATCAGCCTATTTGCTCAAGGATAGTCCAAGTGATGATTTGGCAAAAAGCATCCGCAGTGTGATGGAAGGAAAAAGAATTTACGCACCAGAATTAATTGATGATGTATACAAAGAAGAAAATCCCCTTACAGAGCGGGAAAAAGAAGTTCTTATGCTGGTTGCAAATGGAAAAAACACAAAAGAAATTGCCCAAGAGCTATCCATTAAGACAGGAACAGTGCGAAATTATATCAGCATGATACTGGATAAACTGGAAGTTAAAAATCGCATAGAAGCCATCACCAGATTTAAGGAAAAAGGATGGTTCAAGTAAAAAGGACTGGCATCCCAGTCCTTTTTACTTCTCTTTCATTTAATTATCTTTTGTAACTAATTTAAGCGGTGCAGCGATAATTTCCTCTACCTTTTTACCTTGTAAAACATCTCTTGCAGCATCCACAGCAAGCTTACCAATTAACTCAGGTTGTTGAGCAACTGTCGCTTCCATGTCTCCTGATTTAATCGCATTTAATGCGTCGTCATTTCCGTCAAATCCAATGACCATAACATCCTTACCAGAGCTATTAATTGCCTCGATTGCTCCTAATGCCATTTCATCGTTATGAGCAAATACTGCTTTAACATCTGGGTTTGCTTGCAGAAGATTCTCCATAACAGTTAATCCTTTTGTCCGATCAAAATCTGCTGCCTGTTTAGCAATGATAGTCAATTTTTCATCTGCTATATTATGAAAGCCCTGACCTCTTTCCCTTGTAGCTGATGCCCCTGGAACTCCTTCTAATTCAATAACTTGTGCTTTTTCTCCTAACTTTTCTATCATATAGTTTGCGGCCATTTCTCCACCTTTTATATTATCTGAAGCTACTAATGCTTCTACTATTCCTTTATCTGCAGAACGATCCAAAGTAACTACTGGTATGCCAATATTATTTGCTGATTGAACTGCTGTTGAAATAGATGCCGAATCGGTTGGGTTTATAAGCAAAGCATCTACCCCTTGCTGAATTAAATCCTCCACATCGTTAACTTGTTTGGCAGAATCATTTTGTGCATCGACGATAATAACTTCCATCCCTAAGCTTTTCGCTTCTTTAACCACACCATCTCTTAAAGAAACAAAGAATGGGTTGTTTAATGTAGAAACCGATAAGCCAATTTTAATATCTTCTAAATCCTTCTTTTTATCTGGTTTTGCCCAGCTAGGCGGTTGCATGGAACACGCACTTAGAAGCATAAGTGTTAGTGATAAACATAAAACGATTAATTTTTTCATCATGATCTCTCCCTATACTACTTTTTACGATCAAGTAATACTGCAATTAATATAACGATTCCTTTAACTACCATTTGGTAAAAGGATGAAACTCCAAGAAGATTCAAGCCGTTATTTAAGGTACCGATGATTAACGCACCGATAAGTGTCCCGAAAATTCTTCCTTTTCCTCCTGAAAGGCTTGTCCCACCTAATACAACTGCTGCAATCGCATCAAGTTCATAGGAAGTGCCAGCTGTAGGCTGTGCTGAATTTAAGCGAGAAGTAAGAATTGCACCAGCCAAAGCTGCAAGCATTCCGGATAGACTATAAATCATGATTTTTACTTTTGGTACTTTAATACCTGATATTAAAGCTGCTTTTTCATTTCCACCAATCGCATATGTTTTGCGACCAAATGGGGTTTTGTGCAGAAGAATGAATAAGAAAGCAAATGCAAGAATCATCGTAATAGCTGGAACAGGTATACCTAGGAAATAACCACGACCAAATAACTGAAACAGGTAGTTATCACCAAGACCAGTTATCGGATTTCCACCAGTATAAACAAGTGTTAATCCTCTGAAAATCGTCATTGTTGCAAGTGTTGCAATAAAAGGAGCCATTTTTCCCTTTGTTATAAATAGTCCGTTTACCATTCCCATCAAAGCACCAAGAATACAGCCAACTAAGATTGCCACAATCGGATCTACACCAGCTACCATCATCCCTGCTGTCAACGCACTAGATAAAGCAAGAATAGCTCCGACAGATAAATCAATTCCTCCAGTTAAAATCACAAAGGTCATCCCAAAAGCAATAAGTGCATTAATCGCAACCTGTCTTAAAAGATTTAAGAGATTCAATGGTTCTAGAAAACTAGGATTTAAAATGGACACAATAATAACTAATATTATTAAACCTAGTAATGGTCCTAACTTTTGGGTAATTGCATTCATCATATTCGTCTTGCTAGGTTGTGTTACTGTATTAATAGGATTCATTTTATTGACCTCCTGTTGCCAATGTCATAATTTTTTCTTGGGTCGCATTTTCTTTCAATAATTCTCCATTTATTTTTCCTTCATGAATGACGAGGATTCGATCACTCATGCCAAGAATCTCTGGTAATTCTGAGGATACCATGATAATTGCTACACCT
This genomic window contains:
- a CDS encoding response regulator transcription factor, translated to MIRIVIAEDQRLLLGALGSLLDLEDDITVVGKANNGEEAIQLVKEKNPDICIMDIEMPAKTGLEAAEELMSHPCKVIILTTFARSGYFQRALKAGVSAYLLKDSPSDDLAKSIRSVMEGKRIYAPELIDDVYKEENPLTEREKEVLMLVANGKNTKEIAQELSIKTGTVRNYISMILDKLEVKNRIEAITRFKEKGWFK
- the rbsB gene encoding ribose ABC transporter substrate-binding protein RbsB; protein product: MKKLIVLCLSLTLMLLSACSMQPPSWAKPDKKKDLEDIKIGLSVSTLNNPFFVSLRDGVVKEAKSLGMEVIIVDAQNDSAKQVNDVEDLIQQGVDALLINPTDSASISTAVQSANNIGIPVVTLDRSADKGIVEALVASDNIKGGEMAANYMIEKLGEKAQVIELEGVPGASATRERGQGFHNIADEKLTIIAKQAADFDRTKGLTVMENLLQANPDVKAVFAHNDEMALGAIEAINSSGKDVMVIGFDGNDDALNAIKSGDMEATVAQQPELIGKLAVDAARDVLQGKKVEEIIAAPLKLVTKDN
- the rbsC gene encoding ribose ABC transporter permease RbsC — translated: MMNAITQKLGPLLGLIILVIIVSILNPSFLEPLNLLNLLRQVAINALIAFGMTFVILTGGIDLSVGAILALSSALTAGMMVAGVDPIVAILVGCILGALMGMVNGLFITKGKMAPFIATLATMTIFRGLTLVYTGGNPITGLGDNYLFQLFGRGYFLGIPVPAITMILAFAFLFILLHKTPFGRKTYAIGGNEKAALISGIKVPKVKIMIYSLSGMLAALAGAILTSRLNSAQPTAGTSYELDAIAAVVLGGTSLSGGKGRIFGTLIGALIIGTLNNGLNLLGVSSFYQMVVKGIVILIAVLLDRKK